A stretch of the Capsicum annuum cultivar UCD-10X-F1 chromosome 10, UCD10Xv1.1, whole genome shotgun sequence genome encodes the following:
- the LOC124887624 gene encoding auxin-responsive protein SAUR71-like — MFKIIGGERIKGLIILKLLIKKLMNFHFSPRYDDENGTQFVATSIEDDEEVVPCDVKEGHFAIFAVNTKDEERKRFILELNWLNNPALLRLLNLAEEEYGFTQRGVLKIPCPHEELEKIILQLKIERN, encoded by the coding sequence atgtTCAAGATTATTGGAGGAGAAAGAATTAAAGGCCTGATAATACTCAAGCTTTTAATCAAGAAGctgatgaattttcatttttcacCTCGTTACGATGATGAAAATGGAACTCAATTTGTAGCAACATCGATAGAGGACGATGAAGAAGTTGTACCATGTGATGTGAAGGAAGGACATTTTGCTATTTTTGCGGTCAATACTAAGGATGAAGAGAGAAAAAGGTTTATTTTAGAgttgaattggctaaataatCCAGCATTGTTGAGGTTATTAAATTTGGCTGAAGAAGAATATGGATTTACACAGAGGGGTGTTTTGAAAATCCCTTGTCCACAtgaagaattagagaagattatTTTGCAGCTCAAGATTGAGAGAAATTAA